In a genomic window of Campylobacter concisus ATCC 51562:
- the flgG gene encoding flagellar basal-body rod protein FlgG has translation MMRSLYTAATGMIAQQTQIDVTSHNIANVNTYGYKKNRAEFADLMYQVMEYAGTATSQTTTSPTGIEVGLGVRPTAINKIFSQGYFKETSNNLDMVIAGNGFFQIQLPDGTTAYTRNGAFKLDANGTIVNSDGYQLIPQITVPANATQISIGTDGTVSVLQAGEREMAQIGQIELANFINPAGLHSMGDNNYLETSASGNVVVGVAGLDGLGTIRQGFVEMSNVQLVEEMTDLITGQRAYEANSKAITTSDSMLEIVNGLKR, from the coding sequence ATCGCAAACGTAAATACTTATGGATATAAGAAAAATAGGGCTGAATTTGCTGATCTTATGTATCAAGTTATGGAGTACGCAGGTACGGCTACAAGCCAGACTACCACAAGCCCAACAGGCATTGAAGTGGGTCTTGGCGTGCGTCCAACGGCGATAAATAAAATTTTCTCTCAGGGCTATTTCAAAGAGACCAGCAACAACCTAGATATGGTAATAGCGGGCAATGGATTTTTTCAGATTCAGCTGCCTGATGGCACAACAGCCTATACTAGAAATGGCGCATTTAAGCTTGATGCAAACGGCACTATTGTAAATAGCGATGGCTATCAACTCATCCCTCAGATCACAGTCCCTGCAAATGCGACGCAAATTTCTATCGGCACAGATGGCACCGTATCAGTGCTCCAAGCAGGTGAGAGAGAGATGGCTCAGATAGGTCAGATCGAGCTAGCAAATTTCATAAACCCAGCCGGCCTTCACTCAATGGGCGACAACAACTACCTAGAAACAAGCGCTAGCGGTAATGTTGTGGTAGGCGTTGCGGGACTTGACGGACTTGGTACGATCAGACAAGGATTTGTCGAGATGAGTAACGTCCAGTTGGTTGAAGAGATGACTGATCTTATCACTGGTCAGCGCGCATACGAGGCAAACTCAAAGGCGATAACTACGAGTGATTCGATGCTTGAAATAGTAAATGGACTTAAAAGGTAG
- a CDS encoding tetratricopeptide repeat protein: MKKIILILFCVLFSWGKNFDTTKLESECVLNNVESCTDLIYIYLDKNERDKMAAMANKACELGNPHSCLFLGNTYLQRDTLAQEKEEGLKLYNKACELKNAFACYTLALIYETGDTGIPKDKNRAKNYYKKACELDLEEACSSLKISQ, from the coding sequence ATGAAAAAGATAATTTTAATTTTATTTTGTGTTCTTTTCTCTTGGGGTAAAAATTTTGATACGACTAAGCTTGAAAGTGAGTGCGTTTTAAATAACGTAGAAAGCTGCACCGATCTTATATATATCTACCTTGACAAAAATGAGCGCGATAAAATGGCAGCTATGGCAAACAAGGCCTGTGAGCTAGGCAATCCACATAGCTGTCTATTTTTAGGAAATACATATCTACAAAGAGACACCCTAGCACAAGAAAAAGAAGAAGGGCTTAAGCTTTATAATAAGGCTTGCGAACTAAAAAATGCATTTGCTTGCTACACCCTTGCACTTATCTACGAAACCGGAGATACTGGTATACCAAAAGATAAAAATAGAGCAAAAAACTACTACAAAAAAGCCTGCGAGCTTGATTTGGAAGAAGCATGCAGTAGCTTAAAAATTTCTCAGTAA
- a CDS encoding AzlC family ABC transporter permease, which translates to MTFNYVFKLSIPIFMGYFPLGVAFGILAKSMGVSAFIAVALSTLAYGGAAQFMMLSLFSAGTSYVEVFIVSYLVNLRHTFYGISLLKEYSGIKFRLLNIALLTDETFAIFKNLGLKDASDRSFVFTWLNLLSWSYWAAGTLLGAILGDFIKADTRGLEFSLTALFTVVVIEMFKNDKNYRVLFAAVFFGVLGVSLFPAKFVLVGSMALCFVFLLLFKDKI; encoded by the coding sequence TTGACATTTAACTACGTTTTTAAACTATCCATCCCTATCTTTATGGGCTATTTTCCGCTTGGTGTCGCCTTTGGGATACTGGCAAAAAGCATGGGAGTTAGCGCATTTATCGCTGTGGCACTTAGCACTCTTGCCTACGGCGGCGCGGCACAGTTTATGATGCTCTCGCTTTTTAGCGCTGGCACGAGCTATGTTGAGGTCTTTATCGTGAGCTATCTAGTAAATTTACGTCATACTTTTTATGGAATTTCACTTTTAAAAGAGTATAGTGGGATCAAATTTAGGCTTTTAAACATCGCTTTGCTAACAGATGAGACCTTTGCGATATTTAAAAATTTAGGGCTAAAAGATGCAAGTGATCGAAGTTTTGTCTTTACCTGGCTAAATTTACTTTCTTGGTCTTACTGGGCGGCCGGGACGCTACTTGGTGCGATACTTGGTGACTTCATCAAGGCTGATACAAGGGGACTTGAGTTTAGCTTAACAGCGCTTTTTACAGTAGTCGTCATTGAGATGTTTAAAAATGATAAAAACTACCGCGTGCTCTTTGCGGCAGTCTTTTTTGGAGTGCTTGGAGTGAGCCTCTTTCCAGCTAAATTTGTGCTTGTTGGCTCGATGGCGCTTTGTTTTGTATTTTTGCTTTTGTTTAAGGATAAAATTTGA
- a CDS encoding branched-chain amino acid transporter permease, whose protein sequence is MISVSSSEMVLFVVVLLSALATFITRATPFYALRNYKPNSYLDAIEKHMGMMIMVVLVCYGLKDTKFSEFPYGLSEIVAVFTAVLVHLKFKNALLSIVVSTGIYMLLIRIF, encoded by the coding sequence TTGATAAGTGTAAGCTCAAGTGAGATGGTGCTTTTTGTGGTGGTGCTTTTAAGCGCCTTGGCTACTTTTATAACGAGGGCGACACCGTTTTATGCGCTAAGAAACTATAAGCCAAACTCTTATTTAGACGCCATTGAGAAGCATATGGGAATGATGATAATGGTCGTTTTGGTCTGCTACGGGCTAAAAGACACGAAATTTAGCGAGTTTCCATATGGCTTAAGCGAGATAGTGGCAGTTTTTACGGCTGTTTTGGTGCATTTGAAATTTAAAAATGCCCTTCTTAGCATAGTCGTTTCGACTGGAATTTATATGCTTTTGATAAGAATTTTTTAA
- a CDS encoding type II asparaginase: MRLIFKAVLLMILGATLAVAKPTIYILATGGTIAGSGSGSLDSSYTSGTVTVDKLIAAVPDINKIATIKGEQISNIGSQDMNNEVWLKLANRINELLNSGKADGIVVTHGTDTMEETAYFLNLVVKSDKPVVLVGAMRNSGSLSADGPLNLFNAVNVAISKDSVGKGVVVTMNDEIHAAREVTKTNTTGVDTFKSPNSGKIGTVFYGNVKYYMNPIRKHTAKSAFDLEGVKELPRVDIIYSHANDNPDFVNIAVKNGAKGIISAGLGNGNPYFSVLDALGEASKAGVVVVRDSRVGSGETTMNGEVDDAKYGFLTSDNLNAQKARVLLMLALTKTSDKAKIQEYFLTH; encoded by the coding sequence ATGCGTTTAATCTTTAAGGCGGTGTTACTCATGATTTTAGGTGCTACTTTAGCGGTTGCTAAGCCAACCATCTACATCCTAGCTACTGGTGGAACGATAGCAGGAAGCGGCTCAGGTTCGCTTGATTCAAGCTATACTTCTGGAACTGTTACGGTCGATAAACTTATCGCAGCCGTGCCAGATATCAACAAGATCGCTACCATAAAAGGCGAGCAAATTTCAAATATCGGCTCACAAGATATGAACAACGAAGTTTGGCTTAAGCTTGCTAATAGGATCAATGAACTTCTAAACAGCGGCAAAGCTGATGGTATCGTCGTTACTCACGGAACGGATACTATGGAGGAGACGGCGTACTTTCTAAATTTGGTCGTTAAAAGCGACAAGCCAGTTGTGCTCGTAGGTGCGATGAGAAATAGCGGCTCACTAAGTGCAGATGGCCCGCTCAATTTATTTAACGCTGTAAATGTAGCTATCAGCAAAGATAGCGTAGGCAAGGGCGTTGTGGTTACTATGAATGATGAAATTCACGCTGCTAGAGAGGTGACAAAGACCAACACTACAGGCGTTGATACATTTAAATCACCAAACAGCGGTAAGATCGGCACAGTCTTTTATGGCAACGTAAAATACTATATGAATCCGATCAGAAAACACACAGCAAAATCAGCATTTGACCTAGAGGGCGTAAAAGAGCTTCCAAGAGTTGATATCATCTACTCTCATGCAAACGACAACCCTGACTTTGTAAACATAGCTGTTAAAAACGGCGCAAAAGGTATCATCAGCGCTGGTCTTGGCAACGGCAACCCTTACTTTAGCGTACTTGACGCACTTGGTGAGGCTTCAAAAGCTGGCGTAGTAGTAGTTCGCGACTCACGTGTAGGAAGTGGTGAGACGACCATGAACGGCGAAGTAGACGACGCAAAATACGGCTTTTTAACAAGCGATAATCTAAACGCGCAAAAAGCTAGAGTGCTTTTGATGCTTGCGCTTACAAAAACAAGCGATAAAGCCAAAATTCAAGAGTATTTCTTAACTCACTAA
- a CDS encoding LysE family translocator, whose protein sequence is MDFLLFFATLAPISLMPGINMTYAMSIGMSFGYKHSLIMMTGQLLSLAFVAFCCMLGVGAVLHHFEYAFKALNIIAGLYMLYLGAMLLFGKGELSITNVLNLPSKKQMFINGLIICVTNPKAWIFFSALLPTFLDKDDPFSLTRMCVITTTLVFIEFCSLNIYALGGAMLKKFLQTHLRLLEICTAIIVCTIGVLLLFR, encoded by the coding sequence ATGGACTTCTTACTCTTTTTCGCCACGCTTGCTCCTATCTCGCTAATGCCAGGCATCAACATGACCTATGCGATGAGTATCGGTATGAGCTTTGGTTATAAGCACTCGCTTATTATGATGACCGGACAGCTTCTTTCGCTTGCTTTCGTGGCATTTTGCTGTATGCTTGGCGTGGGCGCGGTGCTTCATCATTTTGAGTATGCATTTAAGGCGCTAAACATCATCGCAGGGCTTTATATGCTCTATCTTGGCGCGATGCTTCTTTTTGGCAAGGGTGAGCTTAGTATTACGAACGTCTTAAATTTACCAAGTAAAAAGCAGATGTTTATAAACGGCCTCATCATTTGCGTCACAAATCCAAAGGCATGGATATTTTTCTCGGCTTTACTGCCTACATTTTTGGATAAAGACGATCCATTTAGCCTAACTCGTATGTGCGTAATCACGACAACGCTCGTTTTTATCGAGTTTTGCTCGCTAAATATCTACGCGCTTGGCGGAGCTATGTTAAAGAAATTTTTACAAACGCACCTAAGGCTACTTGAAATTTGCACCGCCATTATCGTCTGCACGATCGGAGTACTTTTACTTTTTAGATAA
- a CDS encoding DsrE/DsrF/TusD sulfur relay family protein produces the protein MKKFLFILTNQPYNGTDNAYNALRLAKTLKEKGEEVRIFLMNDAVDLARNSTKKPEDYDVDLVAMLKELYASGAMLKVCGSCQTRCGLHAGEPYFEAEVKGSMDILSEWVRQCDQVMTF, from the coding sequence ATGAAAAAATTTCTATTTATACTTACAAATCAACCATACAACGGTACCGATAATGCTTACAACGCATTAAGGCTAGCTAAAACGCTAAAAGAAAAAGGCGAAGAGGTTAGAATTTTTCTAATGAACGACGCGGTCGATCTTGCGCGAAATAGCACCAAAAAGCCGGAAGACTACGACGTAGATCTAGTAGCGATGTTAAAGGAGCTTTACGCTAGCGGCGCTATGTTAAAGGTTTGCGGTAGCTGCCAAACGAGGTGCGGTTTGCATGCGGGAGAGCCTTATTTCGAGGCTGAAGTGAAAGGCAGCATGGATATCTTGTCCGAGTGGGTTAGGCAGTGCGATCAAGTGATGACGTTTTAG
- a CDS encoding DUF4299 family protein has translation MSVTFKIKNKKKLFGGYEKALSEREISEFIEGFCFFNSQNDEPSELSLNENVMIAGVWQKSARGFELSYEDGKYIVRVCTPSGVGDWQTAILFLSKISAKTGSKIERDNEEIYDSEQILKFDYEADIMWGLEALKDAKEKNQMLYISGLERDVAFDAVMIDEIFASASPAAKFDEMMRRVQYLDAYSARENLYEDKDGSEIFGAYTLSENLPTILPYAPSPSWQAQEVLGERKVSRWILMLVVGVDDRDAHVFGECEYNAFMANLPKEKYRFIDAANILVEPLSEEEMREILKKANEA, from the coding sequence ATGAGCGTAACATTTAAGATAAAAAACAAAAAGAAGCTTTTCGGCGGATATGAAAAGGCGCTAAGCGAGCGCGAAATTTCAGAGTTTATAGAGGGATTTTGCTTTTTTAATAGCCAAAATGACGAGCCGAGCGAGCTTTCGCTAAACGAAAACGTGATGATTGCAGGCGTATGGCAAAAGAGCGCTCGCGGCTTTGAGCTAAGCTACGAAGACGGCAAATATATCGTTCGGGTCTGTACTCCAAGCGGCGTTGGCGACTGGCAGACGGCGATTTTGTTTCTTTCTAAAATTTCAGCCAAAACCGGCTCGAAAATAGAACGCGACAATGAAGAAATTTACGATAGCGAGCAAATTTTAAAATTTGATTATGAAGCCGACATAATGTGGGGACTTGAAGCTCTAAAGGACGCAAAAGAGAAAAATCAAATGCTTTATATCTCTGGCCTGGAGCGTGACGTGGCGTTTGATGCGGTTATGATAGATGAAATTTTTGCAAGCGCTAGCCCTGCGGCTAAATTTGATGAGATGATGAGGCGGGTGCAGTATCTTGACGCTTATAGCGCAAGAGAGAATTTATACGAAGATAAAGACGGCAGCGAAATTTTTGGCGCATATACGCTTAGCGAAAATTTACCGACTATCTTGCCTTACGCCCCCTCTCCTTCGTGGCAGGCGCAAGAAGTTCTAGGAGAGCGCAAGGTCTCGCGCTGGATACTTATGCTAGTAGTCGGCGTAGACGATAGGGACGCGCACGTGTTCGGCGAATGCGAATACAATGCCTTTATGGCAAATTTACCAAAAGAAAAATATCGCTTCATAGACGCCGCAAATATACTGGTTGAGCCGCTTAGCGAAGAAGAGATGAGAGAAATTTTAAAAAAGGCAAACGAAGCTTAA
- a CDS encoding SLAC1 anion channel family protein produces MHDVKKNDSQSKIKSLPIMLFAGTMGLGGLCAAYKKLSEIFDLPSEIFSALRALDCTVFCLLSAFYLFKLLKFKEEAKAEFSHPIKINFFGGFIISLFLLALAYKDAPRLYYSLFYAALGLQTIFTLYVISFWIDEKFDIATLNPAWFIPVVGNLLIPIIAEKSQAIWYYFSLGLFFWIILFAVIFYRLVFCDKLADKFVPTLVITLAPPAMAFLGYVKLTERFDAFAAILLNINVFFAALILFSYKRFIKLKFALSWWAFTFPTAASSIAFLKAYEITQSDFYLVLGVGAFAALVASILIVGFLTVKSIINGEIFSEK; encoded by the coding sequence ATGCACGACGTTAAGAAAAACGACTCGCAAAGCAAAATAAAATCGCTACCGATTATGCTTTTTGCCGGTACTATGGGGCTTGGCGGGCTTTGCGCGGCCTATAAGAAACTAAGCGAAATATTTGATTTACCCAGCGAGATATTCTCGGCGCTTAGAGCGCTAGACTGCACGGTATTTTGCCTACTTTCGGCGTTTTACCTCTTTAAGCTTTTAAAATTTAAAGAAGAAGCAAAGGCCGAATTTTCGCACCCTATAAAGATAAATTTTTTCGGCGGATTTATCATCTCGCTTTTTCTTTTAGCTCTTGCCTACAAAGACGCGCCGCGACTATACTACTCGCTTTTTTACGCGGCTTTAGGCTTGCAGACGATTTTTACGCTTTACGTAATTTCTTTTTGGATCGACGAAAAATTCGATATCGCGACGCTAAATCCGGCATGGTTTATCCCGGTAGTGGGCAACTTGCTAATTCCGATCATAGCCGAAAAATCTCAAGCGATCTGGTATTATTTTAGTTTGGGGCTATTTTTCTGGATTATTTTATTCGCCGTTATATTTTACAGATTAGTTTTTTGCGATAAGTTAGCCGACAAATTCGTCCCGACGCTAGTCATTACGCTAGCGCCGCCGGCTATGGCATTTTTGGGATACGTAAAGCTAACCGAGCGATTCGACGCTTTTGCGGCGATACTGCTTAATATAAACGTGTTTTTTGCGGCGCTTATACTTTTTTCGTATAAAAGATTTATTAAACTCAAATTCGCCCTATCGTGGTGGGCTTTTACCTTCCCGACGGCCGCTAGCTCCATAGCGTTTTTAAAAGCTTACGAAATTACGCAAAGCGATTTTTACTTAGTTTTAGGAGTCGGCGCTTTTGCGGCTCTAGTCGCTTCGATTTTGATAGTCGGGTTTTTAACAGTTAAATCTATAATAAACGGCGAAATTTTTTCGGAAAAATAA
- a CDS encoding Crp/Fnr family transcriptional regulator codes for MLNEELKEILRERFTNNFDLASEDLNAIFANAYLKTVKKGDIFYSGNDCFGFILILKGVLRAFVSSSAKEITIFRLTKDESCVLCDTCSINSLENKVSVEIEQDSEIIVIPVRIYKPLKEKYPSILNFTLKIVADRFARTINVMEQALFSPLSARIMNFLSQSIENLNENFIKITHEELANHLGSAREAVSRVLKELERSGQITQSRGEIRLVS; via the coding sequence ATGCTAAACGAAGAGTTAAAAGAAATTTTGCGCGAGAGATTTACGAATAATTTTGATCTAGCAAGCGAGGATCTAAATGCGATCTTTGCTAACGCGTATCTAAAAACCGTAAAAAAAGGCGATATATTTTACTCCGGGAACGATTGCTTCGGATTTATACTTATACTAAAAGGCGTTTTAAGGGCGTTCGTGTCGTCTAGCGCCAAGGAAATAACGATATTTAGGCTAACCAAAGACGAGAGCTGCGTGCTGTGCGATACGTGTTCTATAAATTCTCTAGAAAATAAAGTAAGCGTCGAAATCGAGCAAGATAGCGAGATTATCGTTATTCCGGTGCGAATTTACAAACCTCTTAAAGAAAAATATCCGAGCATTTTAAATTTTACTCTAAAAATCGTAGCCGATCGGTTTGCCAGAACGATAAACGTTATGGAACAGGCTTTGTTTTCGCCGCTTTCGGCGCGGATTATGAATTTTTTATCCCAAAGCATCGAAAATCTAAACGAAAATTTTATAAAAATAACGCACGAAGAGCTGGCGAATCATCTAGGAAGCGCTAGAGAAGCGGTATCTAGGGTGTTAAAAGAGCTTGAGAGAAGCGGGCAAATAACGCAAAGCCGCGGCGAAATAAGGCTGGTTTCTTAA
- a CDS encoding NAD(P)/FAD-dependent oxidoreductase — MKGLQRRDALKLMGAAGLAASMSGCSVTGGENDDINSKIVIMGAGLSGIALAAKLRRDTPNAKVILVDKDEKFYYQPGFTLIAVGIYEASDVVYEKADYIPQGAEWIRKNVSEIKPEANLLVLDDGSELGYDYLIVASGVEYDFEAVKGLSLEDINDTSGNISSVYTLQGAVKSNELMKKFSQNGGAAVFCDQKTPMKCSGANKKVTCMSEDRLRLAGNRDKGSVNLYVGGGKLFGDPTYAAAMTQIMIKRKIKFNLRHQIVAVDKSSSTATFEFWTAYRQNGEDKIASELIDVKYDWLHLPPKQKGSEILARAGLTKEGDKLNFLAVDKYSLQSTKFKNIFGIGDICGFAAGKTGASVRKMYPILAKNLADTIKGREPSEKFTGYTACPFITKYGKAIMVEFDWEGTAPTLECFGATRESYMSWLVKIYGFKPMVMNGMLKALA, encoded by the coding sequence ATGAAAGGCCTGCAAAGAAGAGACGCTTTAAAGCTAATGGGGGCCGCGGGACTAGCCGCGAGTATGAGCGGTTGCTCGGTAACGGGTGGCGAAAACGACGATATAAATTCTAAAATCGTCATAATGGGCGCGGGACTTAGCGGTATCGCGTTGGCGGCTAAACTTAGAAGAGATACGCCTAACGCCAAGGTAATTCTCGTGGATAAAGACGAGAAATTTTACTATCAGCCGGGCTTTACGCTAATCGCCGTCGGAATTTACGAAGCTAGCGACGTCGTTTACGAAAAAGCGGATTATATCCCGCAAGGAGCCGAGTGGATACGCAAAAACGTATCGGAGATAAAGCCCGAAGCCAATCTGCTCGTCTTAGACGACGGGAGCGAGCTAGGGTATGATTATCTAATCGTAGCAAGCGGCGTGGAATACGATTTTGAAGCCGTTAAGGGGCTGAGCTTAGAGGATATTAACGATACGAGCGGCAACATATCCTCCGTCTACACTCTACAAGGCGCCGTAAAGAGCAACGAGCTGATGAAAAAATTCTCTCAAAACGGCGGTGCAGCGGTATTTTGCGATCAAAAAACCCCGATGAAATGCAGCGGCGCTAATAAAAAAGTAACATGCATGAGCGAAGATAGGCTGAGGTTGGCCGGCAACCGCGATAAAGGCAGCGTTAATCTTTACGTCGGCGGCGGCAAGCTTTTCGGCGATCCGACTTATGCCGCGGCGATGACTCAAATAATGATAAAAAGAAAGATAAAATTTAATCTTCGCCACCAAATCGTAGCCGTCGATAAAAGCTCAAGTACCGCCACTTTCGAGTTTTGGACGGCGTATAGACAAAACGGTGAAGATAAAATCGCGTCCGAGCTAATCGACGTAAAATACGACTGGCTTCACCTGCCACCTAAGCAAAAAGGAAGCGAAATTTTAGCTCGCGCCGGCCTAACCAAAGAGGGCGACAAGCTAAATTTTCTAGCCGTCGATAAATACAGCCTGCAAAGTACAAAATTTAAAAATATATTCGGTATCGGCGATATTTGCGGATTTGCGGCCGGCAAAACGGGGGCTAGCGTTAGGAAAATGTATCCGATCTTAGCTAAAAATTTAGCCGACACGATAAAAGGACGAGAACCTAGCGAGAAATTTACCGGATATACGGCTTGCCCATTTATCACCAAATACGGCAAGGCCATAATGGTAGAGTTCGACTGGGAGGGAACGGCTCCGACGCTAGAGTGTTTCGGCGCTACTAGAGAGAGCTACATGAGTTGGCTGGTTAAAATTTACGGATTTAAACCTATGGTTATGAACGGAATGCTAAAAGCTTTAGCTTAA
- a CDS encoding DUF2892 domain-containing protein, giving the protein MSVLDKTIRLIIAAIWFFIFGFICDCWLWTVGLIPLLTGYYGYCPLYKIFKKR; this is encoded by the coding sequence ATGAGCGTTTTAGATAAAACTATACGTTTGATTATAGCGGCGATTTGGTTTTTTATTTTCGGATTTATTTGCGACTGCTGGTTGTGGACGGTCGGGCTAATTCCGCTTTTAACGGGATATTACGGCTACTGCCCGCTCTATAAAATTTTTAAAAAGAGGTAA
- a CDS encoding DUF2892 domain-containing protein: MVSVKSRIIRVVLGLIFTVAVWYFYESYWALIGLIPIIVGVTGFCPACKFLGRCSLNLKK; encoded by the coding sequence ATGGTAAGCGTAAAAAGTAGAATTATTAGGGTCGTACTGGGGCTGATTTTTACGGTAGCGGTTTGGTATTTTTACGAGAGCTACTGGGCGTTAATCGGGTTAATCCCGATTATTGTCGGCGTTACGGGTTTTTGCCCGGCGTGTAAATTCCTGGGTAGGTGTTCTTTAAATTTAAAAAAATAA
- a CDS encoding 3-isopropylmalate dehydratase small subunit gives MNKVWKFGDNIDTDIIIAARYLNTSDENILAKHIMEDADPNFSAKIDKGDIIVAGENFGCGSSREHAPIALKAAGIGAVIAKSYARIFYRNSFNTGLLILEIKETDEINEGDELKIDVDNGAIINLTSGKEYKFSPIPPFMQELLNAGGLIEYAKVKLD, from the coding sequence ATGAATAAAGTTTGGAAATTCGGCGATAATATCGATACCGATATAATTATCGCCGCCAGATACTTAAATACTTCCGACGAAAATATCTTAGCAAAACATATAATGGAGGACGCCGATCCTAATTTTAGCGCCAAGATAGATAAGGGCGACATTATCGTAGCGGGCGAAAATTTCGGCTGCGGCAGCTCTCGCGAGCACGCTCCTATCGCGCTTAAAGCCGCCGGCATTGGTGCGGTGATAGCTAAAAGCTATGCGAGAATTTTTTATAGAAATAGCTTTAATACGGGACTTTTGATACTTGAGATCAAAGAAACGGACGAGATAAACGAGGGTGATGAGCTAAAAATAGACGTAGATAACGGCGCGATCATAAATTTAACCAGCGGCAAAGAGTATAAATTTAGCCCTATACCGCCGTTTATGCAAGAGCTTCTAAACGCCGGCGGACTTATAGAATACGCAAAAGTAAAGTTGGATTAA
- the leuB gene encoding 3-isopropylmalate dehydrogenase, producing the protein MREYKICVIKGDGIGPEIIDEAIKILDVVSAEFGIKFEYDYKLMGGAAYDVFGVPLPDETLNSALNSDAVLFGAIGGEKWDSLPRHLRPESGLLKIRKELEAYANLRPAIVFDELVDASTLKPEVLRGVDFVVVRELTGGLYFGQPREKGEDRAFNTMVYSKMEIERIAKIAFETAMLRKKKVCMVDKANVLETSQLWREVTSEVVKNYPEVELSFMYVDNAAMQLVRAPANFDVILTENLFGDILSDEASMVCGSIGLLPSASMGGKVGIYEPIHGSAPDIAGQGIANPIATILSAAMMLRYAFSENEAADAIENAVKEALAKGYRTKDIAAFNAVEICSTSEIGDVIAGFIKK; encoded by the coding sequence ATGAGAGAATATAAAATTTGTGTTATAAAAGGCGATGGCATTGGCCCTGAGATCATAGATGAGGCGATAAAAATTTTAGATGTTGTTAGCGCTGAGTTTGGGATAAAATTTGAGTACGACTACAAGCTTATGGGCGGTGCAGCTTATGATGTATTTGGCGTGCCTTTGCCAGATGAGACGCTTAACTCTGCTCTAAACTCTGATGCTGTGCTTTTTGGAGCGATCGGCGGCGAGAAGTGGGATAGCTTGCCAAGACATCTAAGGCCAGAGAGTGGGCTTTTAAAGATTAGAAAAGAGCTTGAAGCTTATGCAAATTTACGTCCAGCCATTGTTTTTGATGAGCTAGTGGATGCTAGTACACTAAAGCCAGAGGTTTTAAGAGGCGTTGATTTTGTCGTGGTTCGTGAGCTAACGGGTGGACTTTATTTTGGACAGCCACGTGAAAAAGGCGAAGATAGAGCGTTTAATACGATGGTTTATTCTAAAATGGAGATCGAGCGCATCGCAAAGATCGCTTTTGAAACAGCAATGCTTCGCAAGAAAAAGGTCTGCATGGTCGATAAGGCAAATGTGCTTGAGACAAGTCAGCTTTGGCGTGAGGTGACTAGCGAAGTGGTTAAAAATTACCCTGAAGTAGAGCTTAGCTTTATGTACGTCGATAACGCAGCGATGCAGCTAGTAAGAGCGCCAGCAAATTTTGACGTCATCCTTACTGAAAATTTATTCGGCGACATCTTAAGTGACGAAGCGAGTATGGTCTGTGGCTCGATAGGACTTTTGCCAAGCGCTAGTATGGGTGGCAAAGTGGGAATTTATGAGCCAATTCACGGCTCAGCTCCAGACATCGCAGGGCAGGGCATAGCAAATCCAATTGCAACAATTTTAAGTGCAGCGATGATGCTAAGATACGCATTTAGTGAAAATGAAGCCGCAGATGCGATAGAAAATGCTGTGAAAGAGGCACTTGCAAAAGGTTACAGAACAAAAGACATCGCTGCTTTTAATGCAGTTGAAATTTGCTCAACTAGCGAGATAGGCGATGTTATCGCAGGATTTATCAAAAAATGA
- a CDS encoding CiaD-like domain-containing protein: protein MKLDDIARMAISEVSAELEKIEALQSKKQEELERENLKKELLAIESNENTLNNELKVETNLQNEQVFEVKEEPASLTKSREVSEEKIFLANLAERIEVLFEGLKQTSEQNLASRLELTTKFLEFTLANIENRLQNLSK from the coding sequence ATGAAGCTTGATGATATCGCTAGAATGGCAATCAGTGAGGTTAGCGCTGAGCTTGAAAAAATAGAAGCACTGCAAAGTAAAAAGCAAGAAGAGCTTGAGCGTGAGAATCTAAAAAAAGAGCTTTTGGCCATAGAGTCTAATGAAAATACACTAAATAACGAGCTAAAAGTTGAGACAAATTTACAAAATGAGCAAGTGTTTGAGGTAAAAGAGGAGCCAGCAAGTCTAACAAAAAGTAGAGAGGTGAGCGAAGAGAAAATTTTCTTAGCAAACCTTGCTGAGCGCATAGAAGTGCTTTTTGAAGGGCTTAAACAAACTAGTGAACAAAATCTTGCTTCAAGGCTTGAGCTAACGACAAAATTTTTAGAATTTACCCTTGCAAATATCGAAAATAGACTCCAAAATCTCTCAAAATAA